A genome region from Longimicrobium sp. includes the following:
- a CDS encoding type VI secretion system tube protein Hcp: MDMILMKVPSVTGTSMVKGFEGQIELMSYSHGISMQVTGDVSNAERTSGKPRHQDFHVTKYMDQSSPTLYQKLCQGADLGAVIVTVGRNDNGTVIPLIVYTFGQAMLSSMSVGGGGGDKPVESLSINYGSIQWAYQAQKETGGKGGTASTSWNVADNSAK, encoded by the coding sequence ATGGACATGATCCTGATGAAGGTCCCCAGCGTGACGGGAACCAGCATGGTGAAGGGATTCGAAGGGCAGATCGAGCTGATGTCGTACAGCCACGGCATCTCCATGCAGGTGACCGGCGACGTGAGCAACGCCGAGCGCACCTCGGGAAAGCCGCGCCACCAGGACTTCCACGTCACGAAGTACATGGACCAGTCGTCGCCCACGCTCTACCAGAAGCTGTGCCAGGGTGCCGACCTGGGCGCCGTGATCGTCACCGTGGGCCGCAACGACAACGGCACCGTGATCCCGCTCATCGTCTACACCTTCGGCCAGGCGATGCTGTCGTCGATGAGCGTGGGCGGCGGCGGGGGCGACAAGCCGGTCGAGTCGCTGTCCATCAACTACGGCTCCATCCAGTGGGCCTACCAGGCCCAGAAGGAAACCGGCGGCAAGGGCGGAACGGCGTCCACCAGCTGGAACGTGGCCGACAACTCGGCCAAGTAG
- the tssE gene encoding type VI secretion system baseplate subunit TssE — MANPSPRPAPPAPALLFDRLADMDLAAPRERVPLRALDGEQLRASVLRELGDLLDTRSSFTEAELQRRARTTLEYGVPGGGPAYPADAATRGDLAARLRAAIAAYEPRLRNAEVTVQPVHGRPLELVAQVRAVLAAGTAPVPVGFTLPLGAPRPRTP, encoded by the coding sequence ATGGCCAACCCCTCTCCCCGTCCGGCGCCGCCGGCGCCCGCGCTCCTCTTCGACCGCCTGGCCGACATGGACCTGGCCGCCCCCCGGGAGCGGGTGCCGCTGCGCGCGCTGGACGGGGAGCAGCTCCGCGCCTCGGTGCTGCGCGAGCTGGGCGACCTGCTCGACACCCGCTCCTCGTTCACCGAGGCGGAGCTGCAGCGTCGCGCCCGCACCACCCTTGAGTACGGCGTGCCGGGCGGCGGCCCCGCCTACCCGGCCGACGCCGCAACCCGCGGCGACCTGGCGGCGCGCCTGCGGGCCGCCATCGCCGCCTACGAGCCCCGGCTGAGGAACGCCGAGGTCACCGTGCAGCCGGTGCACGGGCGGCCGCTGGAGCTGGTGGCGCAGGTGCGCGCGGTGCTGGCGGCGGGGACCGCCCCGGTCCCCGTCGGGTTCACCCTTCCACTGGGCGCTCCCCGCCCCAGGACGCCATGA